In a single window of the Zea mays cultivar B73 chromosome 5, Zm-B73-REFERENCE-NAM-5.0, whole genome shotgun sequence genome:
- the LOC100272712 gene encoding BTB/POZ and MATH domain-containing protein 4 isoform X1, with the protein MEDEDTGPGDGGEASPPHHVAASSDRARDMVASPTSSRSVTQTVNGSHHFVIQGYSLAKGMGVGKHIASETFTVGGYQWAIYFYPDGKNPEDNSTYVSVFIALASDGTDVRALFELTLLDQSGKGKHKVHSHFDRSLESGPYTLKYRGSMWGYKRFFRRTALEQSDFLKDDCLKINCTVGVVVSTMDYSRPHSIEVPESDIGFHFGTLLDTQEGVDVIFSVAGEKFHAHKLVLAARSPFFRSEFFDHELGEEKNGTDTGDEIKEIVIDDMDPVVFKAVLHFIYRDNLVNDDELSASSSDCSIFDRLSGKLMAAADKYELPRLRLLCESYLCKHISVNSVATTLALADRHHAMELKSVCLKFAAENLSDALMYLQL; encoded by the exons ATGGAGGACGAGGACACCGGCCCCGGCGATGGGGGCGAGGCCTCTCCTCCGCACCACGTCGCGGCGTCGAGCGACCGGGCGCGCGACATGGTGGCGTCCCCGACCAGCTCGCGCTCTGTGACGCAGACGGTGAACGGGTCCCACCACTTCGTGATCCAGGGCTACTCGCTCGCTAAGGGCATGGGCGTGGGGAAGCACATCGCCAGCGAGACATTCACCGTGGGCGGTTACCAGTGGGCGATCTACTTCTACCCCGACGGGAAGAACCCCGAGGACAACTCCACCTACGTCTCCGTCTTCATCGCGCTCGCGTCCGACGGCACCGACGTGCGCGCGCTCTTCGAGCTCACGCTCCTCGACCAGAGCGGAAAGGGCAAGCATAAGGTGCACTCGCACTTCGACCGCTCCCTAGAGTCCGGGCCGTACACCCTCAAGTACCGCGGATCCATGTG GGGCTACAAAAGGTTCTTTCGGCGTACTGCTCTTGAGCAATCAGATTTTCTTAAAGATGATTGCTTGAAGATAAACTGTACTGTGGGTGTTGTAGTATCAACTATGGATTATTCTAGGCCACATTCAATAGAGGTTCCAGAGTCTGACATAGGCTTTCATTTTGGAACGCTTTTGGACACTCAGGAAGGTGTAGATGTTATTTTTAGTGTAGCAGGAGAGAAGTTTCATGCCCATAAGTTGGTATTGGCTGCCCGATCTCCCTTTTTTAGATCTGAATTTTTCGATCATGAATTGGGTGAAGAGAAGAACGGAACTGATACGGGGGATGAAATCAAAGAGATCGTTATTGATGACATGGATCCTGTAGTGTTCAAG GCTGTGCTTCATTTTATCTACAGGGACAATCTTGTTAATGATGACGAGTTGTCTGCATCAAGCTCTGACTGCTCTATCTTTGATCGTTTGTCCGGGAAGTTAATGGCTGCAGCAGACAAATATGAGTTGCCAAGGTTAAGATTGTTGTGTGAATCTTACTTGTGCAAGCATATTTCTGTAAATTCCGTGGCAACTACTCTAGCATTGGCTGATCGGCACCATGCTATGGAGCTTAAATCCGTTTGCCTCAAATTTGCTGCCGAAAACCTGTCAG ATGCCCTTATGTATCTGCAGCTGTGA
- the LOC100272712 gene encoding BTB/POZ and MATH domain-containing protein 4, giving the protein MEDEDTGPGDGGEASPPHHVAASSDRARDMVASPTSSRSVTQTVNGSHHFVIQGYSLAKGMGVGKHIASETFTVGGYQWAIYFYPDGKNPEDNSTYVSVFIALASDGTDVRALFELTLLDQSGKGKHKVHSHFDRSLESGPYTLKYRGSMWGYKRFFRRTALEQSDFLKDDCLKINCTVGVVVSTMDYSRPHSIEVPESDIGFHFGTLLDTQEGVDVIFSVAGEKFHAHKLVLAARSPFFRSEFFDHELGEEKNGTDTGDEIKEIVIDDMDPVVFKAVLHFIYRDNLVNDDELSASSSDCSIFDRLSGKLMAAADKYELPRLRLLCESYLCKHISVNSVATTLALADRHHAMELKSVCLKFAAENLSAVIRTEGFDYLKDNCPSLQSEILRTVAGCEEPCSSGLKSQSVWAQLSDGGDTSGRRVRPRV; this is encoded by the exons ATGGAGGACGAGGACACCGGCCCCGGCGATGGGGGCGAGGCCTCTCCTCCGCACCACGTCGCGGCGTCGAGCGACCGGGCGCGCGACATGGTGGCGTCCCCGACCAGCTCGCGCTCTGTGACGCAGACGGTGAACGGGTCCCACCACTTCGTGATCCAGGGCTACTCGCTCGCTAAGGGCATGGGCGTGGGGAAGCACATCGCCAGCGAGACATTCACCGTGGGCGGTTACCAGTGGGCGATCTACTTCTACCCCGACGGGAAGAACCCCGAGGACAACTCCACCTACGTCTCCGTCTTCATCGCGCTCGCGTCCGACGGCACCGACGTGCGCGCGCTCTTCGAGCTCACGCTCCTCGACCAGAGCGGAAAGGGCAAGCATAAGGTGCACTCGCACTTCGACCGCTCCCTAGAGTCCGGGCCGTACACCCTCAAGTACCGCGGATCCATGTG GGGCTACAAAAGGTTCTTTCGGCGTACTGCTCTTGAGCAATCAGATTTTCTTAAAGATGATTGCTTGAAGATAAACTGTACTGTGGGTGTTGTAGTATCAACTATGGATTATTCTAGGCCACATTCAATAGAGGTTCCAGAGTCTGACATAGGCTTTCATTTTGGAACGCTTTTGGACACTCAGGAAGGTGTAGATGTTATTTTTAGTGTAGCAGGAGAGAAGTTTCATGCCCATAAGTTGGTATTGGCTGCCCGATCTCCCTTTTTTAGATCTGAATTTTTCGATCATGAATTGGGTGAAGAGAAGAACGGAACTGATACGGGGGATGAAATCAAAGAGATCGTTATTGATGACATGGATCCTGTAGTGTTCAAG GCTGTGCTTCATTTTATCTACAGGGACAATCTTGTTAATGATGACGAGTTGTCTGCATCAAGCTCTGACTGCTCTATCTTTGATCGTTTGTCCGGGAAGTTAATGGCTGCAGCAGACAAATATGAGTTGCCAAGGTTAAGATTGTTGTGTGAATCTTACTTGTGCAAGCATATTTCTGTAAATTCCGTGGCAACTACTCTAGCATTGGCTGATCGGCACCATGCTATGGAGCTTAAATCCGTTTGCCTCAAATTTGCTGCCGAAAACCTGTCAG CTGTGATCCGGACTGAGGGTTTCGACTATCTCAAAGACAACTGCCCATCTCTGCAGTCAGAGATACTGCGGACAGTTGCCGGGTGTGAGGAGCCATGTAGCAGCGGCTTGAAAAGCCAGAGCGTGTGGGCGCAGCTCTCTGACGGCGGCGACACCAGCGGGCGCAGGGTGAGGCCAAGGGTCTGA
- the LOC103625817 gene encoding replication factor C subunit 5, with translation MLWVDKYRPKTLDKVTVHDQVARNLRKFVSEQDCPHLLFYGPSGSGKKTLILALIKQMFGAGAEKVKLENKTWKIDTGTRTLEIELAMLSSAHHVEMNPSDAGFQDRYVVQEIIKEMAKNRPIDAKGRRAFKVLVLNEVDKLSREAQHSLRRTMEKYSSSCRLILCCNSSSKVTEAVRSRCLNVRVNAPSEDQIVQVLEFIGKKENLILPAGFAARIAAQSNRNLRRAILFFETCKVQQYPFTSNQVAPPLDWEQYVSEIATDILTEQSPKRLFDVRQKFYELLVNCIPPESILKKLLAELLRKLDADLKYEICRWAAHYEHKMRLGSKAIFHLEAFVAKFMSIYKEFLVATFG, from the exons ATGTTGTGGGTAGACAAGTACCGGCCGAAAACCCTAGACAAGGTCACCGTCCACGACCAGGTTGCGCGGAACCTCAGAAAGTTC GTGTCGGAGCAGGATTGCCCGCACCTGCTGTTCTATGGGCCGTCGGGGTCCGGGAAGAAAACCCTAATCCTCGCGCTCATCAAGCAGATGTTTGGCGCCGGCGCGGAGAAG GTTAAGCTGGAGAATAAGACATGGAAAATTGAT ACTGGAACAAGGACACTTGAGATAGAATTGGCGATGTTGTCAAGTGCTCACCATGTAGAGATGAACCCCAGTGATGCTGGCTTTCAGGACAGGTATGTTGTCCAGGAGATCATTAAAGAGATGGCCAAGAACAggccaattgatgccaaaggaagGAGAGCATTTAAAG TCCTTGTGTTAAATGAAGTTGACAAGCTCTCAAGAGAAGCCCAGCATTCCCTCCGTAGGACTATGGAGAAGTATAGCTCATCATGCAGACTGATCCTATGCTGTAACAGCTCCTCAAAAGTGACAGAGGCTGTAAGATCCCGTTGCTTAAATGTGCGAGTAAACGCACCCAGTGAAGATCAG ATTGTCCAAGTTCTAGAATTCATTGGGAAGAAAGAAAACCTGATTCTTCCAGCTGGATTTGCTGCTCGTATCGCAGCACAATCAAACCGTAATCTGAGACGTGCTATACTGTTTTTTGAGACTTGCAAAGTTCAACA ATACCCATTTACATCAAATCAAGTGGCGCCTCCTCTTGATTGGGAGCAATACGTGTCTGAAATAGCCACGGATATACTGACAGAACAAAGCCCTAAAAG GCTATTTGATGTACGCCAGAAATTCTATGAATTACTCGTCAATTGTATCCCACCCGAAAGTATTTTGAAG AAGTTGCTAGCAGAGTTACTGAGGAAGTTAGATGCTGATCTGAAATATGAAATCTGTCGCTGGGCCGCACACTAC GAGCACAAGATGCGCCTTGGATCAAAGGCTATTTTTCATCTGGAAG CTTTCGTGGCCAAGTTCATGAGCATTTACAAGGAGTTCCTGGTGGCTACATTTGGTTGA
- the LOC100272893 gene encoding uncharacterized LOC100272893 precursor has translation MGDLPALRLWLCLLAAMAAAASAPWPADALGMNWGTQATHPLPPKIVAQLLRDNGIKKVKLFDADQGTLSALAGTGIEVMVAIPNVMLDTMTDYDTAKEWVRRNVSRYNFDGGVTIKYVAVGNEPFLAAYNGTFDKVTFPALQNIQNALNEAGLGDTVKATVPLNADVYMSPKDNPVPSAGRWRADIADLMTQMVQFLSNNSAPFTVNIYPFISLFLNDDFPVDFAFFDGGAAPLVDPGSGVSYTNVFDANFDTLVAALKSVGHGDMPVVVGEVGWPTDGDKHATNAYAQRFYNGLLRRLAANAGTPARPNQYIEVYLFGLLDEDVKSVAPGNFERHWGILRYDGQPKYPMDLSGQGQNAMLVPARGVEYLPRTWCVVNTNAGNMDKLADNINYACTFADCTALGYGSTCGGMDSNGNASYAFNAFFQVQNQKEEACGFQGLAVPTQTDPSTAACNFTIQIATTSAGHRRPLGVGVLAFALAQLVLLLLH, from the exons ATGGGGGATCTGCCCGCGCTGCGCCTGTGGCTCTGCttgctggcggcaatggcggcggCCGCGTCGGCGCCGTGGCCGGCGGATGCGCTGGGGATGAACTGGGGCACGCAGGCCACGCACCCGCTGCCGCCCAAGATCGTGGCGCAGCTCCTCAGGGACAACGGCATCAAGAAGGTGAAGCTGTTCGACGCCGACCAGGGCACGCTCAGCGCGCTCGCCGGCACCGGCATCGAGGTCATGGTCGCCATCCCCAACGTCATGCTCGACACCATGACGGACTACGACACCGCCAAGGAGTGGGTGCGCCGGAACGTGTCCCGCTACAACTTCGACGGCGGCGTCACCATCAA GTACGTGGCCGTGGGCAACGAGCCGTTCCTTGCGGCCTACAACGGCACGTTCGACAAGGTGACGTTCCCGGCGCTGCAGAACATCCAGAACGCGCTGAACGAGGCCGGGCTCGGCGACACCGTGAAGGCCACCGTCCCGCTGAACGCCGACGTGTACATGTCCCCGAAGGACAACCCGGTGCCGTCGGCGGGGCGGTGGCGCGCCGACATCGCCGACCTGATGACGCAGATGGTGCAGTTCCTGAGCAACAACAGCGCGCCCTTCACGGTGAACATCTACCCGTTCATCAGCCTGTTCCTGAACGACGACTTCCCCGTGGACTTCGCCTTCTTCGACGGCGGCGCCGCGCCGCTGGTGGACCCGGGCAGCGGCGTGTCGTACACCAACGTGTTCGACGCCAACTTCGACACCCTGGTGGCGGCGCTCAAGTCGGTGGGGCACGGCGACATGCCCGTCGTGGTGGGCGAGGTCGGCTGGCCCACCGACGGCGACAAGCACGCCACCAACGCGTACGCGCAGCGGTTCTACAACGGCCTGCTGAGGCGGCTGGCGGCGAACGCCGGCACGCCCGCGCGGCCGAACCAGTACATTGAGGTGTACCTGTTCGGGCTCCTGGACGAGGACGTGAAGAGCGTGGCGCCGGGCAACTTCGAGCGGCACTGGGGCATCCTCCGGTACGACGGGCAGCCCAAGTACCCGATGGACCTGAGCGGGCAGGGGCAGAACGCGATGCTGGTGCCGGCGCGCGGCGTGGAGTACCTGCCCCGGACGTGGTGCGTCGTCAACACCAACGCCGGCAACATGGACAAGCTCGCCGACAACATCAACTACGCGTGCACGTTCGCCGACTGCACCGCGCTGGGCTACGGCTCCACGTGCGGCGGCATGGACAGCAACGGCAACGCGTCCTACGCATTCAACGCCTTCTTCCAGGTGCAGAACCAGAAGGAGGAGGCCTGCGGCTTCCAGGGCCTCGCCGTGCCCACGCAGACGGACCCGTCCACCGCCGCCTGCAACTTCACCATACAGATCGCCACCACCTCGGCGGGTCACCGGCGGCCGCTCGGCGTGGGCGTGCTCGCCTTCGCCTTGGCCCAGCTGGTGCTGCTCCTTCTGCATTGA
- the AO2 gene encoding indole-3-acetaldehyde oxidase, which yields MEMGKAAAVVLAVNGKRYEAAGVDPSTTLLEFLRTHTPVRGPKLGCGEGGCGACVVLVSKYDPATDEVTEFSASSCLTLLHSVDRCSVTTSEGIGNTKDGYHPVQQRLSGFHASQCGFCTPGMCMSIFSALVKADKAANRPAPPAGFSKLTSSEAEKAVSGNLCRCTGYRPIVDACKSFAADVDLEDLGLNCFWKKGDEPADVSKLPGYNSGDVCTFPDFLKSEIKSSIQQANSAPVPVSDDGWYRPRSIDELHRLFQSSSFDENSVKIVASNTGSGVYKDQDLYDKYIDIKGIPELSVINRSSKGIELGSVVSISKAIEVLSDGNLVFRKIAGHLNKVASPFVRNTATIGGNIVMAQRLPFASDIATILLAAGSTVTIQVASKRLCFTLEEFLQQPPCDSRTLLLSIFIPEWGSNDVTFETFRAAPRPLGNAVSYVNSAFLARTSLDAASKDHLIEDICLAFGAYGADHAIRTRKVEDYLKGKTVSSSVILEAVRLLKGSIKPSEGSTHPEYRISLAVSFLFTFLSSLANSLNESAKVNGTNEHSPEKQLKLDINDLPIRSRQEIFFTDAYKPVGKAIKKAGVEIQASGEAVYVDDIPAPKDCLYGAFIYSTHPHAHVKSINFKPSLASQKIITVITAKDIPSGGQNVGYSFPMIGEEALFADPVAEFAGQNIGVVIAQTQKYAYMAAKQAVIEYSTENLQPPILTIEDAIERSSFFQTLPFVAPKPVGDYDKGMSEADHKILSAEVKIESQYFFYMEPQVALAIPDEDNCITIYSSTQLPESTQNVVAKCVGIPFHNVRVITRRVGGGFGGKALKSMHVACACAVAALKLQRPVRMYLDRKTDMIMAGGRHPMKVKYSVGFKSNGKITALHLDLGINGGISPDMSPMIAAPVIGSLKKYNWGNLAFDTKVCKTNVSSKSSMRAPGDAQGSFIAEAIIEHVASALSADTNTIRRKNLHDFESLAVFFGDSACEASTYSLVTMFDKLASSPEYQHRAAMVEQFNRSNKWKKRGISCVPVTYEVQLRPTPGKVSIMNDGSIAVEAGGVELGQGLWTKVKQMTAFGLGQLCPDGGESLLDKVRVIQADTLSMIQGGVTGGSTTSETSCEAVRKSCVALVERLKPIKENLEAKTGTVEWSALIAQASMASVNLSAHAYWTPDPTFTSYLNYGAGTSEVEIDVLTGATTILRSDLVYDCGQSLNPAVDLGQVEGAFVQGVGFFTNEEYATNSDGLVIHDGTWTYKIPTVDTIPKQFNVELINSARDQKRVLSSKASGEPPLLLASSVHCAMREAIRAARKEFSVCTGPANSAITFQMDVPATMPVVKELCGLDVVERYLESVSAASPTNTAKA from the exons ATGGAGATGGGGAAGGCGGCGGCGGTGGTGCTGGCGGTGAACGGCAAGCGGTACGAGGCCGCCGGCGTGGACCCGTCGACGACGCTGCTTGAGTTCCTGCGCACCCACACGCCCGTCAGGGGGCCCAAGCTCGGCTGCGGCGAAG GTGGCTGCGGAGCATGCGTTGTGCTTGTCTCGAAGTACGACCCAGCCACCGACGAGGTGACCGAGTTCTCAGCGAGCTCCTGCCTGACGCTGCTCCATAGCGTGGACCGGTGCTCGGTGACCACCAGCGAGGGCATTGGCAACACCAAGGATGGCTACCACCCTGTGCAGCAGCGCCTCTCCGGCTTCCACGCCTCCCAGTGCGGTTTCTGCACGCCCGGCATGTGCATGTCCATCTTCTCTGCGCTTGTCAAAGCCGACAAGGCGGCCAACCGGCCAGCCCCACCGGCCGGCTTCTCCAAGCTCACTTCCTCGGAGGCTGAGAAGGCTGTCTCTGGCAACCTGTGCCGCTGCACAGGGTACAGGCCCATCGTCGACGCCTGTAAGAGCTTCGCAGCCGATGTTGATCTTGAGGACCTGGGCCTCAACTGCTTCTGGAAGAAGGGTGATGAGCCTGCAGATGTCAGCAAGCTGCCAGGCTACAACAGTGGTGACGTCTGCACTTTCCCTGACTTTCTCAAATCTGAGATCAAGTCCTCAATTCAGCAGGCTAACAGCGCTCCAGTTCCTGTTTCTGACGATGGCTGGTACCGTCCTAGGAGCATTGACGAGCTTCACAGGTTGTTTCAATCTAGCTCCTTCGATGAAAATTCCGTGAAGATAGTGGCTTCAAACACTGGGTCTGGAGTGTACAAGGATCAGGACCTTTATGACAAGTACATTGACATCAAAGGAATCCCAGAGCTTTCAGTCATCAACAGAAGCAGCAAAGGAATTGAGCTTGGATCAGTTGTGTCCATCTCTAAAGCTATTGAGGTGCTGTCAGATGGAAATCTCGTCTTCAGAAAGATTGCTGGTCACCTGAACAAAGTGGCTTCACCGTTTGTTCGGAACACTGCAACCATAGGTGGAAACATAGTCATGGCACAAAGATTGCCATTCGCATCGGACATTGCAACCATACTACTAGCTGCAGGTTCAACAGTCACAATCCAGGTGGCTTCCAAAAGGCTGTGCTTCACTCTGGAGGAGTTCTTGCAGCAGCCTCCATGCGATTCTAGGACCCTGCTGCTGAGCATATTTATCCCGGAATGGGGCTCAAATGATGTCACCTTTGAGACTTTCCGAGCAGCACCTCGTCCACTTGGCAATGCTGTCTCATATGTCAATTCAGCTTTCTTGGCAAGGACTTCATTGGATGCAGCATCAAAGGACCATCTCATCGAGGATATATGTCTGGCGTTCGGTGCTTATGGAGCTGATCATGCTATTAGAACTAGAAAGGTTGAGGATTACCTGAAGGGCAAAACAGTGAGCTCGTCTGTCATACTTGAAGCTGTTCGGTTGCTTAAAGGGTCTATTAAACCATCAGAAGGCTCAACACATCCTGAGTATAGAATTAGCTTGGCTGTCAGTTTCTTGTTTACCTTCCTATCCTCCCTTGCCAATAGCTTGAATGAATCTGCAAAGGTTAATGGTACCAACGAGCACTCACCAGAGAAGCAACTCAAGTTGGACATCAATGATTTGCCAATACGATCAAGACAAGAAATATTTTTCACTGATGCATATAAGCCAGTTGGCAAAGCAATTAAGAAAGCTGGGGTAGAGATCCAAGCTTCAG GGGAAGCTGtgtacgttgatgatatccctGCTCCCAAAGATTGCCTCTATGGGGCATTTATTTATAGCACACACCCTCATGCACATGTAAAGTCAATCAACTTTAAACCATCTTTGGCTTCACAGAAGATCATCACAGTTATCACTGCAAAGGATATTCCCAGCGGTGGACAAAATGTTGGTTATAGCTTCCCGATGATTGGAGAAGAAGCACTTTTTGCAGATCCAGTTGCTGAATTTGCTGGTCAAAATATTGGTGTTGTG ATTGCTCAAACACAGAAGTATGCCTACATGGCGGCAAAGCAAGCCGTCATTGAGTATAGCACAGAAAATCTGCAGCCACCAATTCTGACAATAGAAGATGCAATCGAACGAAGCAGCTTCTTCCAAACCCTCCCATTTGTAGCTCCTAAGCCAGTTGGTGATTACGACAAAGGGATGTCTGAAGCTGATCACAAGATTTTATCGGCAGAG GTAAAAATTGAATCCCAATACTTTTTCTACATGGAGCCACAAGTGGCGCTAGCTATTCCTGATGAAGATAACTGCATAACCATCTATTCTTCAACACAATTACCTGAGTCCACACAAAATGTGGTTGCAAAGTGCGTTGGCATTCCATTTCACAATGTCCGCGTAATCACCAGAAGGGTCGGAGGAGGCTTTGGTGGAAAAGCATTGAAATCAATGCAT GTTGCATGTGCATGTGCAGTTGCTGCATTGAAGCTACAACGTCCAGTTCGGATGTACCTCGATCGCAAGACAGACATGATAATGGCAGGCGGGCGGCATCCTATGAAGGTGAAGTACTCTGTTGGGTTCAAGTCAAACGGCAAGATCACAGCCTTACATCTTGATCTTGGGATCAATGGTGGAATATCTCCAGATATGAGTCCAATGATTGCAGCACCTGTCATAGGTTCTCTCAAAAAGTACAACTGGGGCAATCTTGCATTTGACACCAAGGTCTGCAAAACAAATGTCTCATCAAAATCGTCAATGAGAGCTCCTGGAGATGCGCAGGGCTCTTTCATTGCTGAAGCCATCATCGAGCATGTTGCCTCGGCACTTTCAGCCGACACTAATACCATAAGGAGAAAGAACCTTCATGACTTTGAGAGCCTTGCAGTGTTCTTTGGAGATAGTGCATGTGAAGCTTCTACATACAGCCTTGTCACCATGTTCGATAAATTGGCCTCCTCTCCAGAATACCAGCACCGAGCTGCAATGGTGGAACAATTCAACAGAAGCAACAAGTGGAAGAAGCGTGGCATTTCTTGTGTGCCTGTAACATATGAGGTGCAGCTTCGGCCAACTCCAGGAAAGGTGTCTATCATGAATGATGGTTCCATTGCTGTTGAGGCTGGAGGGGTTGAGCTAGGCCAAGGGTTGTGGACAAAAGTGAAGCAGATGACGGCATTCGGACTGGGACAGCTGTGTCCTGACGGCGGTGAAAGCCTTCTAGACAAGGTGCGGGTCATCCAGGCCGACACATTGAGCATGATCCAAGGAGGGGTCACTGGTGGGAGCACCACTTCTGAAACTAGCTGTGAAGCAGTTCGTAAGTCGTGTGTTGCACTCGTCGAGAGGCTGAAGCCAATCAAGGAGAATCTGGAGGCTAAAACTGGCACAGTTGAATGGAGTGCCTTGATTGCACAG GCAAGTATGGCGAGCGTTAACTTATCGGCACATGCATACTGGACCCCTGATCCAACTTTCACAAGCTATTTGAACTACGGAGCCGGCACTAGCGAG GTGGAAATTGATGTCCTGACAGGAGCAACAACAATTCTAAGGAGTGACCTTGTCTACGATTGCGGGCAAAGCTTGAACCCTGCTGTCGATTTGGGCCAG GTGGAAGGTGCATTCGTCCAAGGAGTAGGCTTCTTCACAAACGAGGAGTACGCAACCAACTCTGACGGGTTGGTCATCCACGATGGCACATGGACGTACAAGATCCCCACGGTCGACACCATCCCAAAGCAGTTCAACGTTGAGCTGATCAACAGCGCCCGTGACCAGAAGCGCGTCCTCTCTTCCAAAG CATCGGGCGAGCCTCCGCTTCTCCTAGCTTCCTCTGTGCACTGCGCAATGAGGGAGGCCATCAGGGCCGCCAGGAAGGAATTCTCGGTCTGCACTGGTCCAGCGAACTCCGCCATCACGTTCCAGATGGACGTGCCCGCAACGATGCCTGTCGTCAAGGAGCTCTGCGGCCTGGATGTCGTGGAGAGGTACCTGGAGAGCGTGTCGGCTGCCAGCCCAACAAACACCGCTAAAGCATAG